TTGGAACGGGGAAGTAACGCAGGTAAGGGGAAATTGAACTTATCGCCGTAAATTTGTTTCCCAATCTTAGATTTGGCAAAAATTCCTGCGTCACCTTCTTTTCCATATGATCCAATGTCTACGTATAGGAACTTGTAATTAGCATCAACAAGAGCCAACAGCACTAtggaaaaatagtttttataattaaaaaaaagtgagcCGCTGTTATCTGGAGCCATAACTCGCACATGTTTTCCGTCAATGCCAGCTATAACGTTGGGAAAGTTCCAACGATTCCAAAACTCTTCTGCCTTTTGTTTCAAATCCATTTCTGAAGGTGGTGGAAGTAAAATTGGCATTAGTTTCTTACATAAAGTTTGTAAGACGATTGGTATAAACACGCTAATGTAGCTGTGGGATATTCGATATGCAAATGATAAGGATCTGTAAGATTCCCCTGTTGCAAGAAACctgtaaaaaacaaaattgttaaattgtaatgaaatattaacttttttttaagttgcaTCTTGTAAGAAGAGATGGAAGAATCTTCGAgataattatttcaaacacaaaaaaaatacaaaaatgccAACAGGCAGTGCTGCTTCTAAAAGCAAGAAACGAAATCCCATTTTGGAACAACTATCATTTTTAGATAGTGTCAAACGCCAAAGAAGGTAACCATACGTCGTACTGAACAAATATTCAAAAAGATCAATACTAAACTCTCACATACTGTGCATCACGTACACTTACATTACACACTTTTATATTGTATAGCTTTTACTTTTGACTGATATAGATtatgaaaacaaaataattaatctttactGTTGTAGGGGGTTAACAAATAACAGTGTGCAAACATCAAATAACGACATGCAAAGTGGTGGCACCGAAGAAACTGTTATGGTATTAAATACAACAGAAAATGATAAGAATGATGATAATGATAATGATGAAGTAGATATAGAAAATTTGTGTGACGAAAGGCCTACGCCAGCTTTAAACGAAACAATATCGTCAGGATGCAGTGAGcctaagcaaaaaaaaagaaagccAACTTTTGCAGGCGAGGTGTTATcagcattaaaaaaaaaccggTTGGAAAGAGCTGCAATAATATCGCAGATGAATATGGCTCAAGCTACACCTGACGATGAAACTGACACCTTCTTTAAAAGCTTGGCCTTGACTGTAAAACAATTTCCGCCTCTGCTAAGAGcacaaataaaaagaaaactatatCAAATAGTATCGGACGCAGAAGTGGATTTACTGCGGTCACTACCACCACAGCTGAGCTGTGATAGCCCATATGAGTACTCTAGCACCAGTACAACACCGTTGCCGTCTCCTTCAAATTGGGAGCAGCAAAATGTACATAATGTGGACCAGTGTCAGGATACGCAGCCCAATGCTGACATagcaaatttgtttaattctttttcacatagttaataaaatattttgttctggaataaagaaaatttattttaccttAGTGTTAATGCCAATTTTTCCCCTGGTGATATTGGATGCTTGACGCGGTTGTAAGGTTTCATTGTAATATCGTCTTGGATGAGCTCCAATATATAACTAAATTGATTACGAGTTATacgaaaaaattctttaaacttTAGTTCGTTGtctattaaatgatttttcactAATATTGATTGATATCCTTCTAATCTTCGGTTTTTAAACATGGGTAATatctttttccttttcttttcaCTTTCGAAAACTAAAGAAAGGAGTAAATTTTCCTCTTCTTCTTGAtaatttaacaacatttttattaaatttctttgaCATACGTTCATTTTTACACGTCTTGTCGTGAGTCTAGGAAAACACACAATAAACAGAAATTCGTCAGCGAATAAGTCGTAGCTACTCAACCGTCGGCGGCAGTCGCCGGCGACTAGCGACCGAGTCGTCGCTAGGAAAACAAACATATTGATAAGCATTGTATGAGTAATAGCGAATGAGTCGTAGCTACTCAGTCGTAGTCGCCAGCGACTAGCGACCGTGGAGGAAAACGCGCCTttagcgacgaacgcagtgagtcgctaatgacagatgagccgttaaaattgtggcgtgtccgacagtttgccggactcacttcgttcgtccggcaatgacggaccagccacaaacgaatctgcttctcttccgaataaaacatagtattttttcttcaaacgttgcaaataattgcaatataaattttaataaatttaataaaatgacaattaacttattatgtattaatgaGAAATCGAAGGACGTCATGACAAAATAACGTTAGCAACGACGACGTAAATTTGacaaccaataaaaaaaagtaaacagttttgcgcgaattttaacttttaactgttagttaaatttattttgtacaaaatgtCGTCCGAAATTAACGATATCGCGAAGAAGGTAATAGAAAATAGTTTCcaatacggcgctaaagtgacaTGTGCTTCAGcgctatggcgctaaagtgaaatttactttagcgccataacgctgaagtacttttttgctatgttgatcttaccaaccgtcgttatgcaacaatgacttacttctaccgcgagtaaacacgacaacaaagttgtcatttaatgacgtttgaagaaaaaaacactttgaatattaaaatatagaCATGAAATGTACTTCCAAACATTATAATACAGGTGCCcgttatgtatggaatatagtacaCATTTCGATAACTAtcgactttataaaaaaactttttatataaaagttgtttaacattttatttgtcATAAGaagacagcattcaattgtttttatttcagaaaacaaatgagtaacgaataacacttgaatttttttaattagcaaTGTACCATTTCGCTatgctcatttgatagagactTTTTTTGTCATTTCGATAACGTAAAATCTTAGTATGACGTAAATCTCTTTTGTGTATTTGCacaaataacattaatctagatatccgagatcgttaATTAACTCGAAGTATTACCATACATTAAAtctacatacaaaataaaagctGCATCAATTTCTTCCAGATCACTCagaatttagatttaatttactGTAATAATTCGAAGTACTTGACGAtcgctatttaaaaaattcaagttttattcgttgctcatttgttttctaaaataaaaacaattgaatgctgtttataaaatcgattagTTATCGAGAtgtatactatattccatacataatgggcactcTGTCTTTTCGTGCAAAAGTTCAATATAAAACTTTGGATGACGCTTTATTACCCTTAACTACATTTGGGTATATCGAtcgatataatataaaatagcTTCGAAATGTTTGAGAGTTTGCTCACTTATTGACAAATAACGCCCACGCCTTCGGTTAGGTTTGGAGGAAATTGGCCGAAAAGTGAAGCAAACAAGGAGTGTATAGAAACTGTGCCGATAAGCGCATCATTTAACGAGATCGTGCGGAAAATTTAACGTTAAGTGTTCGATGTTTTACTGAGGGTTGTTTATTATAGTACGTTAGACTAATGGTGCCGTCGTTTgcagtttaaattttaatcgcTTTCGACCGTGTGTGACGTGGTCGTCCAAAGTACATTATTCATGCGGGATTCCTGATATAGCGTGAGAAATTTAGGTATACGTAATTTTGTAATCGATTTCAcataagttaaataaaattggtgCAATAGAACGATGTTCTAAATACAGTACTAGGACGTAATTATTGCAGGTAACTGCAAATTTCGAAACGACGTGTGACATTGCGGCAACGACTTgttctatttttcttattaaagtaTCGAACGCTTTGCTCACGTGCGCCACATTTATCATCAGTTGTGGTAAACTGAAAGTTCGATGACTTCAACCCCACTTTAGTGGGCCACCAACCATATGTGACTGCTTTTTTCCACGCAAAATTGCTCTTACGACATATGAAACTACATGCTCTACAGTGTAGAGCATTGTGTAGAATCTACACAATAAAGTGTAATAAAATACGAattcagttttaaaatttctgtCAAATGCCTTAATCTAATATGATAACGTTCTACCATCTTGAATCCATTGGGAACACAAAACCGCTGCAATTCTCTCTGCGGTTTCAGGAACGAGGAACCGAAGCTGTAGGAGAATACGAATAATTTTACTGCGCCAGCGGTTGCGGAATCCGACAATAGACCCGTAATGATAGCACCGACGGAAGCAAGCACAAATACTTAAAAGAAACTTCATAGCTCATTCTGACTTTTAATGACATTTTAACCTATAGCAGCATTACATTTACACGCCGAGAAAACTTACgtttaccttttttttaaggaaaaccATTTCCACTGTTAAACTGCTCTATGATGAACCAAACCTCCGATTCCCTTCAAGTAGAATGCACAGAAAACTTCGATGGAGGTCTTCCCCAGGGATTCTTGATGGAAGTTCTGGAATTACCCTCGCTACGTTCCAGTTTGAACGTGACTACAGATAGAACACCACCGCACTTTTACGCAGATGGGTTAGAACCTGGAGCAAGCTACAGGATAATGCTATATTCCGTAAACGCAAAAGGCAGGAGTGATCCCGCCATCTTAGATGCCGTAACTTTCAAGGGTGTCGCCAAGTATACAGGTAAGGATATGATAAAGACCTTTTACTGCCGTAATGAATTAGTCCCTAAGCTCCCCTGTGAGATGAATCTTTTATGCGTCATCGTAAACTATAAACCCACCGTGTACCCTACAGGAAATTTCagaaattaaagatattaaagaaactttatcttatagattatttaatatttggaTTTTCCGAAATCGCGTTtacaacactttttttttattgatgagTTCGAAATACCGAAACGGTAAAAGTTACCCGATTTTGTCGACCAAATTCACAGTCGACAATACGCAATCGCCTATGGTCAATTCCGAGAATCGTTCAATGGAAATTTTCCACTATTTTCCGTGAACGGGCGACGAGCCGGTTACCGACGTGCTGATTGCAAGTCTTTGttcctttttcctttttaCCTACCCGATTTCGCCGCTTATTATTAACCCAATCGCCATTTCTGGAAGCTCGACAAAAAATTACTGTTCCGACGCTAGCTTTAGAAGCGAGCTTTTCCATTTTCAAAGATGAATTTTACATGAAGAGCCAATCGGAATATATGGTAATCCAGTTGGGGGGTACACGccactttttttatatacgtTCATAATGgatgatattaaaatttactgAATTAAACAAAACTCGACTTATTTTATAGTTAGTTTAACCAACAttctaaaatcatttaaaagcTTCATATTAGGAAATGTATAATTTAATATGTACGgctaatcaaaatttaattaaaactgatTACATTCCAACGATTATTAGATATCATTATAAACTTTCTTATATCTTGCTCTATGAATTAATTTCTGTAAGACCTCTTTATGAatttttcatgaaatttttaaaaagcgCGAATCTACAGAACTGTTTTATTAACTGGACAAAACCGCATACTTTTAGGAAATCATTCGATGAAAACGGAAACGAAAATCATCTGATTACAGACTTCAGTACAGAAACAAGCTTGGTGTTGTATGAAAAGTGAGCAGCTGCAATGTCAACTGCAGTAGTATCAATAAGGAGAGTGTTAAAGGAGTAACATTGAATTACTTAAATGGCACTACGAAGCTCCTTCAACatttagtaaattaaaaaaatcagttcGTCATCCGACGAACAGTTTTTGTTCGTCGGATGTTTGACAATATACCACTGAAAAACTGATATGTATGTATATGATGataaaatcatatcgactgtgtTTTTatgaatcatgatatgatatgtatgttaaatggAAGCCTAAAGATTGCAGTTTATGTTATgatatttgatttaatttttcttttttttacttttatttatctcATGTGGGTACAGAAACAGGTAGAACCCAATAACACTGTACCACAAACAATCAAACAAATtgcaataacaataattaatgcTACAAATGTGGAAAggaaaaacttaaaactaaGTGTAGGTCCTATAAATATATCACATATCAAATGAACGCTCGAGGCAACACACCAACTGCAGCAAAAAgcagttttttaaatgcataGAAAGAATACTGAAACAGATCTATGTTAACACGACTTACGGATCTTGCCATTCTCAATAAAGGATAGTTGACGGGCATTGGTTCTAGGAGTAGGTGTCATAAATTGAAAGTCAAAGCGAAGTAATCTCGGAGGAACATGAACATTGAACACTTGTtcaaaagtttataaaaatataacgtATCCCCACAAAAGCGACGCTGGCTGAGGGTTAACATACGAAAAGAAGTGCAAGTTGATTCGTAATCAATgtattaaacgaaaaattaaaacaaaggtATTTTAGACATTTAGTTTGTATACGCTCAATCCTAGATTTATACGAGTGATACTGAGGATTCCAAACGACGCTGCAAAAGTTAAGTGTGCATCAATGTTAGAAAAAGCTACCGTGAATATCTCTGAAGGAGAGATGCCAGATTGTTTCGGTTAATGGATTGTGTTCACCCTcctagaaaagaaaataatattacatTTTGATAAGTTTTATGAAAGGCgattatttaatcaaaaaacatGTAGATTATTTAAGTCAGATGCAGTCTAAAACAATCAAGAAATAAACATGGGGCATAATTAACGACATCAAATATGtcgttaacataaatattattattaacagtaAAGGACCCAGATGGCTACCCTGGGGAACAGCAGAAGGAACTGACACAAGATTAGAAAAAGAAACCATTAACCGAAACAATCTGGCATCTCTCCTTCAGATAGGAAGCAAGCCATTGCAGAAGTTTCCCCTAAACACCAAACTTCATTAGTTTAAACATAAGTAAGTTGTGATCCACCCGGTCGaaagctttactaaaatcCGTATAAACTGAATCAACTTGACAAGAATCATCCGGAGAAGATAAAATATACTGGGTATATTCAAGCAAGTTAGCCATAACAACCATGTTGTTTACCATTGAGTTTAGACTTAAGGGTAAAGAATTGACTTGCATGAAGTACTTTCTCAAACACTCCCAAATACTATCAAAATAGATATGGGGCGGTAATCAGATATAACACCCAGATTTACAAATGGGAAGAATAAAAGCCCACTTCTATTATTAAAGACACAATTAAAGACACCCATTATTAATgaagcattaaataaaatagttaaaggAAGGAACAGAGAGCGTGAACATTCcttgattaaaattgatggaatACCATCAGTACCAATACTATCTGTAACCCTGATGCCCAGCAGGGCCTCCTCAACCTCAATTCTGTCAAACTGCGAAACAGCGAACAATGAGCATACTCCGACACCGTCACCGACAACAATTCCATTCCATCACATCGTAGAAGGAATAACATCCTCACGCTTCTTAGACTCAGTAAAAGCCCAAAATACCTTAGGTCAGCTCTTCTAACATACTCCATGTAATTACGATGGTGAGGTAGTTAcagtgatacaataaagtctacatacaccccagaaaatgataatatctcacctcctgaaatgtaattcaatgaattttttaaacgaaggaTATTAGAAATCTATATTACTTTAATACAAAGTCGAAACAGTTCGACTTGAGCTACGAAGTGAAGGCTACAGCAGTAgatttagtcgcacgtctctcaagacggctaaacccgaattattctagttctaggtcttgtgttagttctagtgacagtgcaaaactagaactaacactaaatctagaactagaaacattcgggtttagccgcacgtctcttaagacggctaaacccaaattattctagttctaggtcttgtgttagctgtagtgatagttctagttttaattcaataaaaatatacaacatagtgatatcttatgctaactagcgctacttaccactgtctctagaactaacattagacctagaactagaaacattcgggtttagccgcacgtctctcaagacggctaaacccgaattattattagttctagtgatagtgttagtgcaaaactagaactaacactagaccgagaactagaaacattcgggtttagctgcacgtctctcaagacggctaaacccgaattattctagttctaggtcttgtgttagctctagtgatagtgctagtgtaaaactagaactaacactagacctagaactagaaacattcgggtttagccgcacgtctctcaagactgctaaacccgaattattctagttctaggccttgtgttagttctggtgatagtgctagtgcaaaactagaactaacattagacctagaactagaaacatacgGGCTTAGCCGCACGCctctcaagactgctaaacccgaattattctagttctaggccttgtgttagttctagtgatagtactagtgcaaaactagaactaacactagaccgagaactagaaacattcgggcttagccgcacgtctctcaagactgctaaacccgaattattctagttctaggtcttgtgttagttctagtgatagtgtaaaactagaactaaccctagaactagaaagtatctaGTTAAATCTAgaaagtctagtgttagttctagttttagttcaataaaaatatgcaacataataatatcttatgctaactacgCTACTTACCACTGTCTCTAGATCTAACATTACACCTAAAAATAAgaacattcagatttagccgttttacgagacgcacggctaaacggaatgtttttagttctaagtctagcgctagtgttagtctagttttatttgatattcagcgctagatagttgtatatttttattgagctataacggCCACTTTTTTTAGgactgtatgtagacttttttgagttaaagatatgattatgttttgtgttccccttgattaataataacttatacagtttttatgtaaaatatggaaataatatGGACTTCTtacatgttttgttaaaaaatttcattgaattacGTTTCGGGGagctgagatattatcattttccgggctgtatgtagactttattgtatcactgAAAGTCGGTTGCCAAAACGTTTACATTTACAGTGCGCCTTCCTTTTCTCTCGAATTACCTTAATGGTATTATATGAAAACCAAGTAGGAAAACCCTTGATAGCTTTGCGTTTTAAAGTTACAAATTCACGTATAGCAGTacatagttataaaaaattggaaCAGCGACGTTTCAGCGAGTTCTGATGAGTTCGATTTCATTAAAGTACTCATTTAATTCAGGAAACCGGgcttttctaaaacaaaaagcgCCACCATGATGTATAGGTAATGAacgatataaaaactataaggtaatattattaaaatttccagaaaaaaattattgaagaagtaattctcaaatttataaatcaaaagtaATACGAAATATTCAACACATCACGTTGATTGTACTTTTAAGAAtgtgatatgtatgttaagttgaagcttaaagatccTAGTTTCtcatgtgatataaaaactatcagatattgaaattttcaggaaaaagttgttaagtaaaaaattctcaaatttataaatcaaaaatgcgAAATTTTACATATCTGCTGTTTTTTTAAGAAGAAAACCATGAAATCAAATcgattattattgaaaacgaTTATAATAAAGCTTTACTGTTTAGATTATTTAAGTTGTCTTTATTTAAGTGCTTTAGAATTTACAACCTCATTTATAATAAGTATTGCTGTTGctattacattttatttttctaatatacaaattattgattgagctaaaatatattaaaaatatctaagtTTCGACAATATTTCTGTATCGTTTAAAGTCAGGTAAATGATACACCCGATAATATGGCACGATGAAAATGACCGCGAGACCCAAAAGACCTATAGCAAAAAGGGTATAATTATGTGCATTCATATTATTCGCTGATAGTAACTCATCGCCAACAATagcttcaaaaataaatcgcAGCAGATAACGTGTTATACCCCCAATAATCCATGTTAATCCTACAGCAGTGGCTCTAGCGCATGTAGGCATGAGTTCGCAACAATAAAGATGAATTACAAAATGTATAGATGATAATGCAACAACGGTTAAAAGGTTCAGAACAAACCAAGTTTCAACTTCACTAATTAAAATACTGGTTAACAAGTATATAATCGCAGTGCAATGCATTGCGAAAATTGCGACGTATCGTCCAAATAATATAAACGGTGGTAACGTGTTGAAAAAGCTAAATATATCACCCAATAGGATCATCATTCGATAGGAAGGTATTCGCAGTTGCTTTACGCGAATGTACGACGTTTTCTCCTCTAACAGCACGgtttcaatacaaaataataaccCAATACCAAGAATAGCACGAAGatacttttttgtttgaaataataattgcatattatcaataataatCGTCATTTTCGACAATGATATACGTTGTAAAAACGAATATTCTGATATATCAACGTGTAAATTCTCCAGAAATTTCCACGCTTTCCTCTTTCTACCGTAGCTCAGTAACCATCGTGGTGATTCGGGgacataatataaataaaaaatcaaactgATGCTTGGAAGGGAACAAAATAGATTGGCGCTAAAGTAGCTGGtcgtataatattttatataatatccATACACTTTTCCTAGTATTCCAAAACttgataaatataacaaacaaATTCCTCTAACGGCGGGATTACACAATTCGACGAATAAAATATAAGTTAATAATGACCAAGATGCATAACCACATCCTTCCAAAAAATATCCTATGCATAAAACGTAGTAATGCTTTGCAATTAATACCAAAATTAACCCGATTATTAATGCAGGATAAAAAAGATATAACCCAGTTTTGCGACCCCACAAATCGCTAACAATAGCTccaataaaaaaactaattatttCTCCAATTATACGATATGTCATTGCAGAAGTCTTAAACTTCAGGCTGGCACAAGTTCTCAAAAAATTAGTTCTCTTCCAACCCAAATCATGAGTTAAATTCAGAGcacaatatttaatttgtgGCAATTTCTTcagtttctttttcatttccaTCGCTTCAATATAGCTCTGTTCGCTGATATTATCATAATCAAAATCAAGATACATACAAAACTTTGCGTTCCGTGGTAAGGTAAAGTTCGCGATCATTTGCATGGTCCAATTATTCGCCAATAGTTTGGGAAACATACAATTTCCTTCgatgttttttgaaatcaactGGGCTGCTCTTTCTGCTTCCAAACAAAACGTGGGCAACGAGCTTAAGAAA
This genomic stretch from Onthophagus taurus isolate NC chromosome 7, IU_Otau_3.0, whole genome shotgun sequence harbors:
- the LOC111419893 gene encoding uncharacterized protein — translated: MLINMFVFLATTRSLVAGDCRRRLSSYDLFADEFLFIVCFPRLTTRRVKMNVCQRNLIKMLLNYQEEEENLLLSLVFESEKKRKKILPMFKNRRLEGYQSILVKNHLIDNELKFKEFFRITRNQFSYILELIQDDITMKPYNRVKHPISPGEKLALTLRFLATGESYRSLSFAYRISHSYISVFIPIVLQTLCKKLMPILLPPPSEMDLKQKAEEFWNRWNFPNVIAGIDGKHVRVMAPDNSGSLFFNYKNYFSIVLLALVDANYKFLYVDIGSYGKEGDAGIFAKSKIGKQIYGDKFNFPLPALLPRSKNTILPYVILGDDAFKLDKHVMKPYPKKQIFEDPKKTIFNYRLSRARRVTENAFGILCHVFRIFFSPINVKPNTVDLIVLTCCCLHNMLRTEYILNNPKKTNLEENLFSLPTDNMIPLKGTGGFACAEGFQVRSRFTDYFTGEGAVSWQDR
- the LOC111419894 gene encoding uncharacterized protein codes for the protein MDDFSSVEDEQFVHLVSQHAEIFDAKNKNYINTTKKEFIWQEIAKQLNKSVASCKKRWKNLRDNYFKHKKNTKMPTGSAASKSKKRNPILEQLSFLDSVKRQRRGLTNNSVQTSNNDMQSGGTEETVMVLNTTENDKNDDNDNDEVDIENLCDERPTPALNETISSGCSEPKQKKRKPTFAGEVLSALKKNRLERAAIISQMNMAQATPDDETDTFFKSLALTVKQFPPLLRAQIKRKLYQIVSDAEVDLLRSLPPQLSCDSPYEYSSTSTTPLPSPSNWEQQNVHNVDQCQDTQPNADIANLFNSFSHS